In Clupea harengus chromosome 1, Ch_v2.0.2, whole genome shotgun sequence, one DNA window encodes the following:
- the LOC105894945 gene encoding 4-galactosyl-N-acetylglucosaminide 3-alpha-L-fucosyltransferase 9-like, protein MARVQMKRKQVVLCVIPIVLMMHLMAKIFHSQESQPHQKDTILLIWFWPLGHEFEPDSCTSKFNIDGCHLTADRSLYTEADGVLLHQRDIAKDLSNLPKLHRPFFQQWVGMLFESPEDSSRIPGLDNFFNITMSYQEDADIVVHRKLVLKHRDTEESNPLPTKTKSFCRLDYGDQDESPERLKYYSDLKELITVEVLRQHTQNSAEVYSSAVKSCKFHLALESTKHSDEKTAEYMAEKLHNSLHWGTVPVVSGLSRKIYEGLIPRGAFIHVDDFNSPKELADYLSMLDENEDKYDQFLSWRKNFSVTHFAFPLEHACLACSYIRETTVPQVFSHIGQWEESRD, encoded by the coding sequence ATGGCACGTGTCCAGATGAAAAGGAAGCAGGTGGTCTTATGTGTTATACCTATAGTTTTGATGATGCACCTCATGGCCAAAATATTTCACAGTCAAGAGAGTCAGCCACACCAAAAAGATACCATTCTACTGATCTGGTTTTGGCCATTGGGCCACGAATTTGAACCAGATTCCTGCACCTCAAAATTTAACATAGACGGTTGTCATCTCACTGCTGACAGATCACTGTACACCGAGGCAGATGGAGTTCTTCTTCATCAAAGAGACATTGCCAAGGACCTTTCAAATCTACCCAAATTACACCGGCCATTCTTTCAGCAATGGGTAGGGATGCTATTTGAATCTCCTGAGGATTCAAGCAGAATACCTGGCCTGGACAACTTCTTCAACATCACTATGAGCTACCAAGAGGATGCTGACATTGTTGTTCATCGAAAGTTGGTGTTAAAACATAGAGACACTGAAGAGAGCAACCCCTtaccaacaaaaacaaaatctttTTGCCGGCTGGATTACGGCGATCAGGATGAAAGTCCTGAAAGACTGAAGTACTACAGTGACCTTAAAGAACTCATTACTGTTGAAGTACTTAGACAGCATACTCAGAATAGTGCTGAGGTATACTCATCAGCAGTTAAAAGTTGCAAGTTCCACTTGGCATTGGAGAGCACTAAACATTCTGATGAGAAAACAGCAGAATACATGGCTGAAAAACTCCACAATTCGCTACACTGGGGCACAGTGCCAGTGGTTTCAGGGCTATCAAGGAAAATATATGAAGGCTTAATCCCCAGAGGTGCCTTCATTCATGTGGATGACTTCAACAGTCCAAAAGAGCTTGCTGACTATCTTAGCATGCTGGACGAGAATGAAGATAAATATGACCAGTTCTTAAGCTGGCGCAAAAACTTTAGTGTCACACATTTTGCCTTTCCACTGGAGCACGCGTGTCTGGCATGCAGCTACATCCGAGAGACTACAGTCCCCCAAGTTTTCAGTCATATTGGCCAATGGGAAGAGAGCAGGGACTAA
- the nme4 gene encoding nucleoside diphosphate kinase, mitochondrial, whose translation MALFPRCLLRGITFQVKHMNGQRVMPKFIHECARYISNTSVKGGIRERTLIAVKPDGVQRRLVGQIIQRFEMRGFQLVGLKMLQVSEELLLQHYTSLCKKPFYPSLLQYMTSGPVVAMVWEGHNVVRSSRMLVGDTNPAEAPPGTIRGDFSIHISRNVIHASDSVEGAQKEIALWFQSSELIEWECCDHGNLY comes from the exons atggcGCTTTTCCCCAGATGTCTGCTTCGTGGTATAACTTTTCAAGTGAAGCACATGAATGGACAGCGAGTGATGCCcaaattcatacatgaatgtgCGCGCTACATCAGCAATACCTCAG TTAAGGGGGGTATAAGAGAACGGACCCTTATAGCAGTCAAACCTGATGGAGTCCAGAGACGTCTCGTTGGTCAGATCATCCAGCGCTTTGAGATGCGCGGATTCCAACTTGTTGGTCTTAAAATGCTGCAG GTGTCTGAAGAGCTGTTGTTGCAACACTATACGTCTCTGTGCAAGAAGCCCTTCTATCCCAGTCTGCTGCAGTATATGACCTCTGGccctgtggttgccatg gtatgGGAGGGGCATAATGTGGTGAGGTCATCCCGAATGTTAGTTGGAGACACAAACCCTGCTGAGGCTCCTCCTGGAACGATTCGAGGAGACTTCAGCATTCATATCAGCag gaaCGTGATCCACGCATCTGACTCGGTTGAGGGGGCCCAGAAGGAGATCGCGCTGTGGTTCCAAAGCTCAGAGCTGATTGAATGGGAGTGCTGCGACCACGGCAACCTCTATTAG